The region GTTACCTATTGTGAATTGTGCTAAAGGTGATATGTTGTCCATTCAGGTGAGGGCCAATATCCAGAGGGCACCGAAGATGGCCTCCCTCCCCCGGGGAGTCCCTACTACCTAACAGACCCTGCTCAGCTCTGGTAAGGAGGACCCGTTATCATGGTAACTACGCAGACTCCGCCTCCCTTATTTTCGAGGTTTACCGAATACTCACGCGTCcctgtttcttttttgttttgccagcGTGCCGGAGCTGGGCGAGGAAGGGGCGGGGAGCGTCCGGGGACCCGTGCTCTTCCACGCGCCGCCCAATTGCCGCATTCGCGAGGTGCACTGCGGGACTCAGGTGCGGCTGGTAGTCATAGCGATCCGAGACATCGCCAAAGGGGAAGAGATCACGGTGGACTACAGCCTGACAGACTGGGGCGAGAATGCCATGGTGAGAAATGGGCCTGTTCCTATTGTTTTCTAACAATAAGAGTGGGATTTGTCAACTTTGATCATGCTAATGTTGTCGTGCACCCCCACCAGGACGAAGAGGCCGGCCCCCACCCGCTGTCCCTCTCCGTATCGGATTACCTCACCCCCTCCTGGTCCCTATCGCCCTCATCCTCGCCGCTCACCCATTCCGAGCCTAGCGACTCAGATCgtgaggaggacgaggaagaggatgacgacgacgatgacgaggaggaagaggaggaggaggaaatagAGGAGATGAGGGGACGGATGCTTCGCCGCCGCAAGAAGCGCAAGATCCCCTCCTCGGACGGCAGCAAGAAAAAAGGCGGGCCCACCTCCTCCCGGGGCCCGGGGCGTCCCTGCTCCTCCTTCTCGGCACCCACCGCAAGGTCAAACCCGCAGCCGGTCGGCGCCATGGCCCCGCCGACCACCAATATCAACAATAACATCAACATAAACATTGGCAGCTCCGGCGGTGCCCCAGTGAGCCGCCGTCAGCACTGTCTGTACTGCGGGCGGCACTATCGGTCTTTGGCGCGCCACCTGGAGAAGCATCACGCCAATCAGCCTGAGGTGCGCTCGGCTATGGAGCTGGCGCATCTCCGCACGCACGCCAACGGCAATCCCGCACCCGCCTCCACAACTCACAGTCATTCCTTCGCGGTCCCGCAGCCTTCAGCCCCCAGCCCGGCACCCCCGCCCTCGCTCTTTGCCAGGGAGCGTGACTCACCGTCCACCCGCCCGGGCGCcgtttctttctccctctccgTATCGCCGCCTGCTCAGAAGAAGGCGGCGCTCGGATCATCTCCGCCGACCACCAGACGCTCCGCTCCTACGCCGACGCCCCGGGTTAAGAGCCCTACACCTCCTCCCCCATCTCCTCCCAGGAGAGGTCGTAGGATGAAGAGGGAGAAGCTCGAAGAGCAACAAAAGGTGGAGGCCGAGCCGGTCCAAGAAGACCTGGCTCCTCCTCCAACACCTGAACCGGACATCGATTTGGAAGAAGATCTTGACCTTAGTGCGGATGGAGACGGTGACACACCGGAGGAGAAGAACGGGGACACCAGGTTGGGCCCTGAATCATTTAAAACTTGTCCGTGTGCGTTTTTGAAAACCGTGAATAAGCCCCCAAAACTGAAGCACTATTGAAGATGCTAAGAATTGCCTGCCTGGATTCTAGTAGGAGTTAAACTGTAAATATATAACGAAAAGAAAATCGTAAATATCAAACGTCTTGAAAACGTACCCTTATTACAAGACTTTCCGCATTTTCTACGAACAGCGATTTACAAAATTTCCCAATATCTGAATGAGAAAATGTTCACTTGGTTTGCAGCATCTCTTAAAAAGTTAACATTTAAATAGTTCCCTGAAGCAGATATTGTCAAATTGATGTGCTAATTATTGACTTAGCCAATAATTGATTGAGCGttattagcttaatgctaacctaAAATGTAAAACGCCATTGACGGGCTAGTCGAAATTAGGATGCAAAGTTAAAACCTGCTGCTTGAACATATGCATGTCGTAGCTTCGGTACCAGTCGGGAGTCATTCTAACGAGTGTCGATCTACTTCCAGGTCCCGGCGGCACCACATGTCTCCGCTGCTGTCCTCGCTGTCCTCGCTGGTGACGtacctccagcagcagcagcacgccTCCTTCCTGTCGCTGGGCCGCTCGCGCTCGGCCGAGGCTTGGCGCCAGCTGTGCCACGCTAGCCTCTCGCTGCTCATCCTCTACAACCGCCACCGCGAGTGCGAGGTGGCCAAGCTCACCATCCAGGACTACCGCAAGCGTGCCGCCCCGCAGGAGAGTTCCTGCGGCGGCACCGAGGCGCTCCTGTCGCCCTTTGAGCGCAGGGTCCTCTGCCACCTCCCGAGAGCGTGCGTCATGGGAAAGCGCGGCCGCGTCCAGCCCCTCATTCTGCCGCCCAACTGCGAGTCTTGCCTCGACCTGCTCCTGCAAACCAGCGCCGACGTGGGCGTCGACCCCGAGAGCCCCTACGTTTTCTCCCGCCCCTATCACTCGCCCGCCACCCCGCTCCGTGGCACGGACCTCTTGAGGAACCTGGCACGGGCCAGCGGCGTCAAGAACCCCGGCGCCATCACGGGGACTCGGGTGCGCCGGCAGGTGGCCATTCTCACGCAGATCTTGCTCCTGGAGGAGGGCTCAGCTCAAGGCGGCGCCACTAAGCGCCTGGAGAACTTTCTGGAGACAGAGTACCACGTGACGCAGAACTGCTCCTCCATCACGCGGGACGCCTCCCTGATGGGGCAGGTGGGCCGCGTGGTTCTGTACGGCGAGAAGGAGGGCGTGCTCTTCCGCGGGATGAGCTTGCAGCACATTTGCCTGGAGCTGGACGGTAAGACAAGGAGGCCACTTGCTGAAGCTACTTTTCATATTTTATGTCCATGGCAATTGTAAATTAGAATTATAGTCATGTTATAGTCAAAAACACAATATATGTGTACAGTATCGACTTGACAGTGTATCGCAAGTGTACTCACAACGTTCGCTAATACGGAAGTGGATTTCTCATGTGTGCCTAGGCTACAACACGCTGGAAGATTAGCATTGGCTGCTATGAGCTTTAACATACACCAAACACGTGGAATGGTCATGTGACTGATATCGTGCACATTTCAGCATTGATAACTTTAATAAACTTTAATCAATTTAATTTATAGCTATAGTGTCCAACCGTCGACtttacaaacacattttgacTGCAAGACGTCTTTTCTGT is a window of Syngnathus typhle isolate RoL2023-S1 ecotype Sweden linkage group LG1, RoL_Styp_1.0, whole genome shotgun sequence DNA encoding:
- the LOC133159352 gene encoding uncharacterized protein LOC133159352 isoform X1; protein product: MAENVRSPFDYREPPTLDSDGDGSKPPPPRGRVCGRKRKGTPVKVCDRAYVTEDEEDESMSEHSYSPGEGQYPEGTEDGLPPPGSPYYLTDPAQLCVPELGEEGAGSVRGPVLFHAPPNCRIREVHCGTQVRLVVIAIRDIAKGEEITVDYSLTDWGENAMDEEAGPHPLSLSVSDYLTPSWSLSPSSSPLTHSEPSDSDREEDEEEDDDDDDEEEEEEEEIEEMRGRMLRRRKKRKIPSSDGSKKKGGPTSSRGPGRPCSSFSAPTARSNPQPVGAMAPPTTNINNNININIGSSGGAPVSRRQHCLYCGRHYRSLARHLEKHHANQPEVRSAMELAHLRTHANGNPAPASTTHSHSFAVPQPSAPSPAPPPSLFARERDSPSTRPGAVSFSLSVSPPAQKKAALGSSPPTTRRSAPTPTPRVKSPTPPPPSPPRRGRRMKREKLEEQQKVEAEPVQEDLAPPPTPEPDIDLEEDLDLSADGDGDTPEEKNGDTRSRRHHMSPLLSSLSSLVTYLQQQQHASFLSLGRSRSAEAWRQLCHASLSLLILYNRHRECEVAKLTIQDYRKRAAPQESSCGGTEALLSPFERRVLCHLPRACVMGKRGRVQPLILPPNCESCLDLLLQTSADVGVDPESPYVFSRPYHSPATPLRGTDLLRNLARASGVKNPGAITGTRVRRQVAILTQILLLEEGSAQGGATKRLENFLETEYHVTQNCSSITRDASLMGQVGRVVLYGEKEGVLFRGMSLQHICLELDVMSGNSVDSFSEGSEAEDVKDEVPEKVEVIVKKKGPGRPPKRKRTPVASAVSPSAAGAPKRRLPKSGKRGVVKRPWSEAERVAVETHLNRNLADLRVPAKADCERCLELCPLLVSNHRDWRAIKFYVHNRIQLLKKQGRRESAAMAAAAAVC
- the LOC133159352 gene encoding uncharacterized protein LOC133159352 isoform X2 codes for the protein MDEEAGPHPLSLSVSDYLTPSWSLSPSSSPLTHSEPSDSDREEDEEEDDDDDDEEEEEEEEIEEMRGRMLRRRKKRKIPSSDGSKKKGGPTSSRGPGRPCSSFSAPTARSNPQPVGAMAPPTTNINNNININIGSSGGAPVSRRQHCLYCGRHYRSLARHLEKHHANQPEVRSAMELAHLRTHANGNPAPASTTHSHSFAVPQPSAPSPAPPPSLFARERDSPSTRPGAVSFSLSVSPPAQKKAALGSSPPTTRRSAPTPTPRVKSPTPPPPSPPRRGRRMKREKLEEQQKVEAEPVQEDLAPPPTPEPDIDLEEDLDLSADGDGDTPEEKNGDTRSRRHHMSPLLSSLSSLVTYLQQQQHASFLSLGRSRSAEAWRQLCHASLSLLILYNRHRECEVAKLTIQDYRKRAAPQESSCGGTEALLSPFERRVLCHLPRACVMGKRGRVQPLILPPNCESCLDLLLQTSADVGVDPESPYVFSRPYHSPATPLRGTDLLRNLARASGVKNPGAITGTRVRRQVAILTQILLLEEGSAQGGATKRLENFLETEYHVTQNCSSITRDASLMGQVGRVVLYGEKEGVLFRGMSLQHICLELDVMSGNSVDSFSEGSEAEDVKDEVPEKVEVIVKKKGPGRPPKRKRTPVASAVSPSAAGAPKRRLPKSGKRGVVKRPWSEAERVAVETHLNRNLADLRVPAKADCERCLELCPLLVSNHRDWRAIKFYVHNRIQLLKKQGRRESAAMAAAAAVC